The Dehalogenimonas sp. 4OHTPN genome window below encodes:
- a CDS encoding RNA-binding protein, whose translation MNIYVGNLALSVTEAELREEFIAFGTVTAVTMMNDTHFGSGQPRAYCYVEMPSKNEAELAVSVMNGKSLQGRIMNVIQAMPISPEAHDGRRTRTQGIRSHRFIR comes from the coding sequence ATGAATATCTATGTAGGCAACCTCGCATTATCTGTTACCGAGGCTGAATTGCGGGAGGAGTTCATTGCCTTCGGCACTGTCACTGCGGTGACCATGATGAATGATACTCATTTTGGCAGCGGCCAACCGCGGGCTTATTGTTATGTCGAAATGCCTTCGAAAAACGAAGCAGAGTTGGCTGTATCAGTCATGAACGGTAAAAGCCTGCAGGGCAGGATAATGAACGTAATTCAAGCCATGCCCATTTCACCTGAAGCGCATGATGGTCGAAGAACCCGGACTCAGGGCATAAGATCTCACCGCTTTATTCGCTGA
- the metW gene encoding methionine biosynthesis protein MetW, with protein MNAMRKDHEIIAGLVEPGSTVLDLGCGEGDLMACLAERKSVKARGVEISEQAIYRCVGRGLSVSHQDIDDGLSEYGNRSFDYVILNQCLQQVKSPQKVLAEAVRVGKKAIVGVSNFAHISARWQLAAAGRAPVTPALPYQWYDTPNLHFLSLSDFIRYGRDNGILIEKAVYLNGGSRVRLLPNMLAQTGIFLISKIEH; from the coding sequence ATGAACGCCATGAGGAAAGACCATGAGATCATCGCCGGGCTGGTCGAGCCGGGGTCGACCGTGCTCGACCTGGGCTGCGGCGAGGGCGACCTTATGGCTTGCCTGGCCGAGCGCAAATCGGTTAAAGCCCGCGGCGTGGAGATCTCGGAACAGGCCATCTACCGCTGCGTCGGCCGCGGCCTATCGGTGTCTCACCAGGATATCGACGACGGCCTTTCGGAGTACGGCAACCGGTCTTTTGATTATGTCATCCTCAACCAATGCCTGCAGCAGGTCAAATCGCCGCAGAAAGTGCTGGCTGAAGCGGTACGGGTCGGCAAAAAAGCCATAGTCGGTGTGTCCAACTTCGCCCACATCTCGGCGCGCTGGCAGCTGGCCGCGGCCGGTCGGGCGCCGGTGACCCCGGCCCTGCCCTACCAGTGGTACGACACACCCAACCTGCACTTCCTGTCGCTGTCCGACTTTATCAGGTATGGCCGGGATAATGGAATTTTGATCGAGAAAGCCGTCTATCTGAACGGCGGGTCGAGGGTCCGGCTCCTGCCCAATATGCTGGCCCAGACCGGCATATTCCTAATATCTAAAATCGAGCATTAA
- a CDS encoding 4Fe-4S binding protein, which yields MPFVKGMKRLSVSLLTGMAAFLIVSSSIFACDITLKPDKASGSVGDVIKLEVTVVLTHRNCPVPIADTKFNLTSNIKVIDQTQWVLTGRDTYKATLSVQLLSIGTGKLEVIRDCVKEGGYASITINIGGIGAAAVEPPENQQSSATPSIETAPTIETAGDSNSEPEISWGEAFKKALAQPFIWAYLGLAAFAYAGLLMRKRRWRYISLAFSMVYLGFFLGLCPCSIGAMQNLVLHLGDPKQYLAQFIVLAIPIVLTLFLGRLYCGWVCPMGAVQQFLFRKDLAIKLPDGLGIRLRELRFAVLGGILIAAWYTGTTAFAEIDPFKSLFNAQISPVPTTLLALLIISSVFIFTPWCRFLCPMGAVLSVVGKLARRQVAFTPECKNCGACTKSFCDYKAIIPGKPLPVIAQNECARCGECLSRCPRGAMEYNRPDGDFKNATAPSIPVPGLGAVPGVSLANE from the coding sequence ATGCCATTCGTTAAAGGTATGAAGAGGCTTTCTGTCAGTCTGCTGACCGGCATGGCGGCGTTTTTAATCGTTTCTTCGTCTATCTTCGCCTGTGATATCACCTTGAAGCCGGATAAAGCATCAGGGAGCGTCGGAGATGTTATCAAACTCGAGGTCACGGTGGTGCTGACTCATCGCAACTGTCCGGTGCCCATCGCCGATACTAAATTTAATCTCACCAGTAATATTAAGGTGATCGATCAAACCCAATGGGTGTTAACCGGTCGGGATACATATAAAGCCACCCTCAGCGTCCAGCTTCTCTCGATAGGGACCGGGAAACTGGAAGTGATACGGGATTGTGTCAAAGAAGGCGGCTACGCCTCTATTACCATAAACATCGGCGGCATCGGCGCCGCGGCGGTTGAACCGCCGGAAAACCAACAATCCTCAGCCACCCCAAGCATCGAAACAGCGCCGACTATCGAAACCGCCGGGGATTCAAATAGTGAACCGGAAATATCATGGGGTGAAGCATTTAAGAAAGCGTTAGCCCAGCCTTTTATCTGGGCGTATCTCGGACTGGCGGCTTTCGCTTACGCCGGTTTACTGATGAGGAAGCGCCGCTGGCGTTATATTTCGCTGGCTTTTTCGATGGTGTACCTGGGTTTTTTTCTTGGGTTGTGTCCCTGCTCCATCGGCGCGATGCAGAACCTCGTTTTGCATCTGGGAGACCCAAAACAGTATCTAGCCCAATTCATTGTGCTGGCTATTCCGATTGTCCTCACTCTGTTTTTAGGCAGACTGTACTGCGGGTGGGTCTGCCCGATGGGCGCGGTACAGCAATTTCTTTTTCGGAAGGATCTGGCGATAAAGTTGCCGGATGGATTAGGAATCAGGTTAAGGGAACTGCGTTTTGCAGTACTCGGCGGCATATTAATTGCCGCTTGGTATACCGGGACCACCGCTTTTGCCGAGATTGATCCTTTTAAATCGCTCTTCAACGCGCAAATCTCGCCGGTACCGACCACGCTGCTCGCGCTGCTCATCATAAGTTCAGTGTTCATCTTTACGCCGTGGTGCCGTTTCCTGTGCCCGATGGGAGCGGTATTGTCGGTGGTGGGAAAACTAGCCAGGCGCCAAGTCGCTTTCACGCCAGAGTGTAAAAACTGCGGCGCCTGTACTAAATCCTTCTGCGATTATAAAGCTATCATACCAGGGAAACCTCTGCCGGTAATCGCTCAAAATGAATGCGCTCGATGCGGTGAATGCCTTTCCCGCTGCCCTCGGGGAGCGATGGAATACAACCGGCCTGACGGAGACTTTAAAAACGCGACGGCGCCTTCAATTCCAGTTCCGGGACTAGGGGCCGTTCCGGGTGTGTCACTCGCGAACGAATGA
- a CDS encoding reductive dehalogenase, translating into MKGFHSTVSRRDFMKSLSLIGAGLGAAAAVSPAFHDLDEATSSIPAVHPWPWWVKETDYDVTSVEIDWSKITRWDSRHILQCSWQGSKELDAWVDLRDGAGTAARLIKERDDRKLTGLKSGDPWYDIRNYALSAGRWKATVSNADYFLGTKVTTPAERGVPNWTGTPEEASMMLKVAATMYGASDVAIIELDSNTSKNMIFSYEFRDGKPYVFEDVDLAYETGEADVNGRPAKDGKRVIPNKAKWVIQYSFDESEEWLGRFGEEGGMRYQTGQHAQPCIQRFIKSLGYQAIGPMNYTNNMSENIGMAILGGSSELGRNNLAISPRFGAVQGQCSSIITDLPLAPTKPIDAGIHRFCYTCLKCAENCPGGALSRNGEGPSGALIKEPTWEGVAPSHRWTGRTAFEAKTPNVFRQQAGINETAFYKHWWYSVPDCYPGIYDQCGSFGCCVSCPFSGGSKSGVHMLVKAAASTTSLLNPLFRSLDDTFYGKEGRIRRTPEQLNAFWEGKVPLYRFGTDSTL; encoded by the coding sequence ATGAAGGGATTCCACTCGACAGTATCTCGAAGAGATTTCATGAAGAGTCTCAGCTTAATCGGGGCAGGCTTGGGAGCCGCTGCGGCAGTGTCCCCTGCTTTCCATGATCTTGATGAGGCCACTTCAAGCATTCCTGCGGTTCACCCTTGGCCTTGGTGGGTAAAAGAAACGGATTATGACGTCACTTCAGTTGAAATTGACTGGAGTAAGATTACTCGTTGGGACTCGCGTCACATACTCCAGTGCTCCTGGCAGGGATCGAAGGAACTTGATGCCTGGGTGGATTTGCGGGATGGTGCAGGCACCGCGGCAAGACTCATTAAAGAACGGGATGATCGCAAACTTACAGGTCTCAAATCAGGTGATCCGTGGTATGACATCCGAAATTACGCACTATCTGCCGGCCGGTGGAAGGCAACAGTCAGTAATGCGGACTATTTTCTTGGCACAAAAGTAACCACTCCTGCAGAACGCGGCGTTCCAAATTGGACCGGTACACCTGAAGAAGCTTCGATGATGCTCAAGGTCGCGGCAACAATGTATGGCGCTTCCGACGTCGCAATAATCGAATTGGACTCCAATACAAGCAAAAACATGATCTTCAGCTACGAATTCCGCGATGGAAAGCCTTACGTTTTCGAAGATGTCGATCTAGCTTATGAAACCGGCGAAGCCGATGTTAATGGTCGGCCAGCCAAAGACGGTAAGAGGGTTATCCCGAATAAAGCAAAATGGGTAATTCAGTATTCTTTCGATGAAAGTGAGGAGTGGTTAGGCAGGTTTGGGGAAGAAGGCGGGATGAGATACCAAACAGGTCAACATGCCCAACCTTGCATCCAACGATTCATCAAATCCCTAGGCTACCAGGCTATTGGTCCGATGAACTATACAAATAACATGTCCGAAAACATCGGCATGGCTATTTTGGGTGGATCCTCTGAGCTAGGGCGCAATAACCTTGCAATCTCCCCAAGGTTTGGAGCAGTTCAAGGACAATGCTCAAGTATTATCACTGACTTGCCCCTTGCACCAACTAAACCAATTGATGCTGGAATCCATCGGTTCTGCTACACGTGCCTAAAATGTGCCGAAAATTGTCCTGGTGGCGCTTTAAGTCGAAATGGCGAAGGCCCTTCCGGAGCCCTAATTAAAGAACCAACTTGGGAAGGTGTAGCACCATCTCATCGGTGGACAGGCAGAACAGCGTTTGAAGCAAAAACACCGAACGTCTTCCGACAACAGGCTGGCATCAACGAAACAGCCTTTTACAAGCACTGGTGGTATTCGGTACCTGATTGCTACCCTGGAATCTATGATCAATGTGGCAGCTTTGGCTGCTGTGTCTCGTGTCCATTCTCCGGTGGTTCCAAGTCCGGTGTTCATATGCTGGTTAAAGCTGCTGCAAGCACAACCAGCCTACTTAATCCGTTGTTCAGGAGCCTTGACGATACATTCTATGGAAAAGAGGGAAGGATTAGACGGACTCCGGAGCAACTAAACGCCTTCTGGGAAGGTAAAGTACCGCTGTATAGGTTTGGAACCGATTCTACTTTATAG
- a CDS encoding homoserine O-acetyltransferase, whose translation MIDTAKNEIDLARTEYLNLDQLELESGEVLSPVTLAYETFGRLNAAITNAVLICHALTGDAHVASAGAGGKPGWWDNMVGPGKAFDTDEFFIICSNVIGGCRGSTGPSSIDSKTGKPYCLDFPVITIGDMVAAQAKLVERLGIERLLAVAGGSMGGMQSLAWAVKYPERVGSVIAIATTARHSPQQIAFNEVGRQAVLADPNFNNGQYYGGKSPERGLATARMVGHITYMSDESMAKKFGRRFRESASAQKFAADFEVAGYLQYKGDNFVRRFDANSYLYITRAIDLFDLGEGKELQEKLAAARRAPFLVIAFKSDWLYPAAQSRELVKACKLAGIDVTYCEINSSYGHDAFLVETDEETHLVGHFLQKVSREAAVKVEPR comes from the coding sequence ATGATTGACACGGCGAAAAATGAAATTGACCTTGCCCGTACCGAGTATCTCAACCTCGACCAGTTGGAACTCGAGTCAGGCGAGGTTTTGTCGCCGGTGACCCTGGCATACGAGACCTTCGGCAGGCTCAACGCCGCGATAACCAACGCCGTCCTCATCTGCCACGCCCTGACCGGCGACGCGCACGTGGCCAGCGCCGGCGCCGGCGGCAAGCCCGGCTGGTGGGACAACATGGTCGGACCCGGCAAAGCCTTCGACACGGATGAGTTTTTTATCATCTGCTCCAACGTCATCGGCGGCTGCCGTGGCTCGACCGGGCCATCTTCAATTGATTCGAAAACCGGGAAACCATATTGTCTGGACTTCCCGGTCATCACCATCGGTGACATGGTGGCCGCTCAGGCAAAACTTGTCGAGCGCCTGGGCATCGAGAGACTGCTCGCCGTCGCCGGCGGCAGCATGGGCGGGATGCAATCCCTGGCCTGGGCGGTAAAATACCCGGAACGCGTCGGCTCTGTCATCGCCATCGCCACCACCGCCCGCCACTCGCCGCAGCAGATAGCCTTCAACGAGGTCGGCCGGCAGGCGGTGCTCGCCGACCCCAACTTCAATAACGGCCAGTACTACGGCGGCAAATCTCCGGAGCGCGGCCTGGCAACGGCGCGCATGGTCGGCCATATCACCTATATGAGCGACGAATCCATGGCTAAAAAGTTCGGCCGCCGCTTTCGGGAATCGGCCTCGGCGCAGAAATTCGCCGCTGATTTCGAGGTAGCGGGCTACCTGCAGTACAAGGGCGATAACTTCGTCAGGCGTTTCGACGCCAATTCCTATCTTTACATCACCCGCGCCATCGACCTGTTCGACCTGGGTGAGGGCAAAGAGCTGCAGGAAAAACTGGCCGCCGCCCGGCGCGCCCCCTTTCTGGTCATCGCTTTTAAGAGCGACTGGCTGTATCCCGCCGCCCAGTCGCGTGAGCTGGTAAAAGCCTGCAAACTAGCCGGCATCGACGTCACCTACTGTGAGATTAACTCCAGCTACGGCCATGATGCCTTCCTGGTGGAGACCGACGAGGAGACCCACCTCGTCGGGCACTTCCTGCAAAAAGTATCGCGGGAAGCCGCCGTGAAAGTTGAACCGCGATGA
- a CDS encoding Rrf2 family transcriptional regulator: MKLSTRARYGTRAMLDLAQHYGDDVIPLKDIARRQQISLPYLEHLVGPLVDARLIQSVRGARGGLKLAKSPESIRLSEVVCLLEGPIEPVDCVHSPEKCDRARFCAARDIWDDVGKAMTSVLEQTTLADLVAKQQAKMSPDADMYYI; this comes from the coding sequence ATGAAACTCAGCACCCGCGCCCGTTACGGCACTCGCGCCATGCTCGACCTGGCACAGCATTACGGTGATGATGTCATCCCCCTGAAAGACATTGCCCGCCGCCAGCAGATCTCGCTCCCCTACCTGGAGCACCTGGTCGGCCCGCTGGTTGATGCCCGTTTAATCCAATCCGTCCGCGGTGCCCGCGGCGGTCTGAAACTGGCCAAATCCCCAGAAAGTATCCGTTTGAGCGAGGTGGTCTGCCTGCTGGAAGGCCCCATCGAGCCGGTGGACTGCGTCCACAGCCCGGAAAAATGCGACCGCGCCCGCTTCTGCGCCGCCAGGGACATCTGGGACGACGTGGGTAAGGCGATGACCTCCGTGCTGGAACAAACCACCTTGGCCGACCTGGTGGCCAAACAGCAGGCCAAGATGTCTCCCGACGCCGATATGTACTACATCTAG
- the cysK gene encoding cysteine synthase A, whose product MNVERVTFRNKSFPALTRGIAGDITETIGNTPLVRLNRVTEGAGAEVVAKLESFNPLHSVKDRIGVAMIADAEAKGLLKPGATIVEPTSGNTGIALAFTAAARGYHLILTMPETFSMERRQLLAILGAEIILTPGAEGMPGAIRRAQELADTYGYFMPQQFQNPANPEIHRLTTAEEIWRDTEGRADALVAGVGTGGTVTGVAEALKKKKPSFKAFAVEPAASPVLSGGKPGPHKIQGIGAGFVPQVLKTGLIDEIIQVSNENAGIMARRLAKEEGILAGISSGAAVWAAAEVARRPEMKGKLIVVVLPDTGERYLSTWLFQEAIAAAPTNV is encoded by the coding sequence ATGAACGTAGAGCGCGTAACCTTTCGGAACAAGTCGTTCCCGGCCCTGACCCGCGGCATCGCCGGTGACATCACCGAGACCATCGGCAACACCCCGCTGGTGCGCTTGAACCGGGTGACTGAGGGCGCCGGCGCCGAAGTCGTGGCTAAACTCGAGTCCTTCAACCCCCTGCATTCGGTCAAGGACCGCATCGGTGTGGCTATGATCGCCGACGCCGAAGCCAAAGGCCTGCTCAAGCCCGGCGCAACCATCGTCGAACCCACCTCCGGCAACACCGGCATCGCCCTGGCCTTTACCGCCGCCGCCCGCGGTTATCATCTGATCCTGACTATGCCGGAGACATTCTCCATGGAGCGGCGGCAACTCCTGGCCATCCTGGGCGCCGAAATAATCCTCACCCCGGGCGCCGAGGGGATGCCCGGCGCCATCCGGCGCGCCCAGGAACTGGCTGACACTTACGGCTATTTCATGCCCCAGCAGTTTCAAAACCCGGCCAATCCGGAGATTCACCGCCTGACCACCGCCGAGGAGATCTGGCGTGATACAGAAGGTCGCGCTGATGCCCTGGTAGCTGGCGTCGGCACTGGAGGCACTGTCACCGGCGTCGCCGAAGCGCTTAAAAAGAAAAAACCATCATTCAAGGCCTTCGCCGTTGAACCGGCCGCCTCGCCGGTCCTCTCCGGCGGTAAGCCCGGTCCCCACAAGATCCAGGGCATTGGCGCCGGTTTCGTACCCCAGGTTTTGAAAACCGGCCTCATCGATGAGATAATTCAGGTATCCAATGAGAACGCCGGCATCATGGCCCGCCGCCTGGCGAAAGAAGAAGGCATTCTGGCCGGCATTTCTTCCGGCGCCGCCGTCTGGGCTGCCGCCGAGGTGGCTAGGCGTCCGGAGATGAAAGGCAAACTCATCGTGGTAGTGCTGCCGGACACCGGCGAGCGTTACCTGTCGACCTGGCTGTTCCAGGAGGCGATTGCCGCCGCTCCAACGAATGTCTAG
- a CDS encoding CxxC-x17-CxxC domain-containing protein yields the protein MAFEAKTISCCDCGSSFIFTIEDQEFFQTKGFSNVPKRCPACRSARKTERTGVSNYTSSYNTRQMFPATCSDCGKATQVPFEPRNGKPVYCSDCYRKVSANR from the coding sequence ATGGCTTTTGAAGCAAAAACAATCTCTTGCTGCGATTGTGGTTCTAGTTTTATCTTTACCATTGAAGATCAGGAGTTCTTCCAGACTAAGGGTTTTTCCAACGTTCCCAAGCGTTGCCCTGCCTGTCGGTCAGCCCGTAAGACTGAACGCACCGGGGTTTCGAACTACACCAGCAGCTACAACACCCGCCAGATGTTTCCGGCGACGTGTTCCGATTGCGGCAAAGCTACACAGGTTCCTTTTGAACCCCGTAACGGTAAACCCGTTTATTGTAGCGACTGCTATCGAAAAGTAAGCGCGAACCGGTAA
- a CDS encoding O-acetylhomoserine aminocarboxypropyltransferase/cysteine synthase family protein — protein MTAHKLETIVVHAGQENPDPATGARAVPIYQTTSYVFKDSGHAANLFALKEFGNIYTRIMNPTTDVFERRVAAIEGGSGALAVASGQAAETFALLNITRPGDEIVSLNNLYGGTYELFHYTFPKLGREVRFVPSGDLEALKKAITPRTRAIYAETIGNPKLDVPDFTAIARIAHEAGIPFVVDNTVGVGLVRPIEHGADIVIASATKYIGGHGTTIGGVIVDGGRFDWGSGKFPDFTEPDPTYHGLKFWDVFGNFPGLGNVAFIIKARVQLLRDIGASLSPFNAFQFLQGLETLALRIERHSSNALAVAQHLSAHPKVAWVNYPGLPDNPTHQTAQKYLRGKFGGLVGFGIKGGLEAGRKFIESVKLMSHLANIGDAKSLVIHPASTTHAQLTPEEQAATGVSPDYIRLSVGIEHIDDIIADIDQALEKATA, from the coding sequence TTGACCGCTCATAAACTGGAAACCATCGTCGTCCATGCCGGGCAGGAGAACCCGGACCCGGCCACTGGCGCCCGCGCCGTGCCTATCTACCAGACTACTTCTTACGTCTTTAAGGACTCCGGCCATGCCGCCAATCTCTTTGCGTTAAAGGAGTTCGGCAATATCTACACCCGCATCATGAATCCCACCACCGACGTCTTCGAACGGCGAGTCGCTGCCATCGAAGGCGGCAGCGGGGCGCTGGCGGTAGCCTCCGGCCAGGCGGCCGAGACCTTCGCCTTACTCAACATCACCCGCCCCGGCGATGAGATAGTATCTCTCAACAACCTCTACGGCGGCACCTACGAACTGTTTCATTACACCTTCCCCAAGCTGGGGCGCGAGGTCAGGTTCGTGCCCTCCGGTGACCTTGAGGCGCTAAAAAAGGCGATTACGCCCAGGACCCGGGCTATCTACGCCGAGACAATCGGTAATCCTAAACTGGATGTGCCTGATTTTACCGCGATTGCCAGGATCGCCCATGAAGCTGGCATCCCCTTTGTCGTCGACAACACCGTCGGTGTCGGCCTGGTGCGTCCCATCGAACACGGCGCCGACATCGTCATCGCCTCGGCCACCAAGTACATCGGCGGTCACGGCACCACCATCGGTGGCGTCATCGTCGATGGCGGCAGGTTCGACTGGGGCAGCGGCAAGTTCCCGGATTTCACCGAACCAGACCCCACCTATCACGGTCTGAAGTTCTGGGACGTTTTCGGTAATTTCCCCGGTCTGGGCAACGTCGCTTTCATCATCAAAGCCCGGGTCCAGTTATTGCGGGACATCGGCGCCTCCCTTTCGCCTTTCAACGCTTTCCAGTTTCTGCAGGGACTGGAGACCCTGGCTCTGAGAATCGAACGCCATTCATCTAACGCCCTGGCCGTAGCCCAGCACCTCTCGGCTCATCCGAAGGTAGCCTGGGTCAATTACCCCGGCCTGCCGGACAACCCCACCCACCAAACGGCGCAAAAATATCTGCGGGGCAAATTCGGCGGGCTGGTCGGTTTTGGTATCAAGGGCGGCCTTGAAGCAGGCCGCAAATTCATAGAGTCGGTTAAGCTGATGTCCCACCTGGCCAACATCGGCGATGCCAAAAGCCTGGTCATCCACCCGGCTTCGACCACGCACGCCCAATTGACGCCCGAGGAGCAAGCCGCCACCGGTGTCAGCCCGGACTACATCCGCCTTTCGGTGGGCATCGAACACATCGACGACATCATCGCCGACATCGACCAGGCGTTGGAGAAAGCGACGGCATAA
- the nifS gene encoding cysteine desulfurase NifS: MELIYLDNAATTPVDPRVKEAMLPYLEGQFGNPSSVHSAGQAVRHAVEEARGSVAALIGARADEIYFTSGGTEADNWALKGTAWAKSDKGNHIITTSVEHHAVIEACHYLSKHGFEITLLPVDGYGMVNPDDVRRAITPKTILISVMHANNEIGTIQPVAEIGKIARERGVLFHIDAVQTVGHLPVNVNDLNADMLSASGHKLYGPKGTGALYIRKGTRIDSLLSGGSQERGKRPGTENVPGIVGFGKAADIARVEMAAETERLYLLRDRLSSELLALIPDSQLNGHPILRLPNNVNISFSYVEGESLVLNLDFDGICASTGSACSSSSLEPSHVLLACGKVAEEAHGSLRFSLGKFTQDSDIDAVTEALPRIVKKLRAMSPLAPRAAAR, from the coding sequence ATGGAACTCATATATCTCGATAACGCCGCCACCACGCCGGTCGACCCAAGAGTCAAAGAAGCCATGTTGCCGTATCTCGAGGGTCAATTCGGCAACCCGTCGTCCGTCCACTCCGCCGGCCAGGCCGTGCGTCACGCCGTGGAGGAGGCCCGCGGCAGCGTCGCCGCCCTCATCGGCGCCCGCGCCGATGAGATCTATTTCACCAGCGGCGGCACCGAGGCCGACAACTGGGCTTTGAAGGGTACCGCCTGGGCCAAGTCCGACAAGGGCAATCACATCATCACCACCTCTGTCGAGCACCATGCCGTCATCGAGGCCTGCCATTATCTCTCCAAACACGGCTTCGAGATCACGCTGCTGCCGGTGGACGGATATGGCATGGTCAATCCCGATGACGTCAGGAGAGCTATCACTCCCAAAACCATTCTTATATCAGTGATGCACGCCAATAATGAAATCGGCACCATCCAGCCGGTGGCTGAAATCGGCAAAATTGCCCGCGAGCGCGGCGTCCTATTTCATATCGATGCCGTCCAGACGGTCGGCCACCTGCCGGTCAACGTCAACGACCTGAACGCCGACATGCTGTCGGCTTCCGGCCACAAGCTCTACGGGCCCAAGGGTACCGGAGCCCTCTACATCAGAAAGGGCACCAGGATTGACTCGCTGCTCTCCGGCGGCAGCCAGGAGCGGGGCAAGCGTCCCGGCACCGAGAATGTGCCCGGTATTGTCGGCTTCGGCAAAGCGGCGGATATCGCCAGAGTGGAAATGGCCGCTGAGACCGAGAGACTGTACTTGCTCCGCGACCGGCTGTCCTCTGAACTGCTGGCTCTCATACCCGACAGCCAATTGAACGGCCATCCTATCTTGCGCCTGCCCAACAACGTCAACATTTCCTTCAGCTACGTCGAGGGGGAATCTCTGGTCCTCAATCTGGACTTCGATGGCATCTGCGCCTCCACCGGCTCGGCCTGCAGTTCGTCGTCTCTGGAACCGTCGCATGTCCTCCTGGCCTGCGGCAAGGTCGCCGAGGAGGCTCACGGTTCGCTGCGCTTCAGCCTGGGCAAGTTCACCCAGGATTCGGATATCGACGCCGTCACCGAAGCCCTGCCCCGTATCGTGAAAAAACTCAGAGCCATGTCGCCCCTGGCCCCCAGGGCGGCGGCTCGATAG
- a CDS encoding CsbD family protein: MEKNEIKGKAKQVKGKVEETAGKVTGKKSLEVKGKADQVVGKVQETAGKVQGTVKKTVKKLK; encoded by the coding sequence ATGGAAAAGAATGAAATTAAGGGAAAGGCCAAGCAGGTGAAGGGGAAGGTAGAGGAGACTGCGGGCAAAGTAACCGGTAAAAAATCTCTCGAAGTCAAAGGAAAAGCTGATCAGGTTGTCGGGAAAGTTCAAGAAACCGCTGGCAAAGTCCAGGGCACGGTAAAAAAGACGGTTAAGAAGTTAAAATAG